The Candidatus Acetothermia bacterium genome has a segment encoding these proteins:
- a CDS encoding glycoside hydrolase family 31 protein, giving the protein MVCPRGRGLRPGRGGGVLVRAGWAGSSRYAVAWGGDPAASVWGLRESIIALQRAAVINFPIWGSDTEGYVGRPSREVLARWLGFSCFSPIMEVGPTANLAPWAWAPDGAKAQVDAQGYHFEPSYDEELVAIWILYARLHADLADYLYEQARVAHERGAPIVRPMALAFPGRPEYVDGWDQYLLGPDILVRPMWEPGATQVAVLIPEGTWVDVWTGAVVRGPTTAVVAVPLHVIPVFVRAGSDLSLGDLWARWEEAQARARARPNLPALAGSVR; this is encoded by the coding sequence TTGGTTTGCCCGCGCGGCCGGGGCCTTCGCCCGGGCCGGGGTGGAGGAGTTCTGGTGCGGGCGGGGTGGGCTGGGAGCTCCCGGTATGCGGTGGCGTGGGGCGGGGATCCCGCGGCGAGCGTGTGGGGCCTTCGGGAATCCATCATCGCCCTCCAGCGCGCCGCCGTGATCAACTTCCCGATCTGGGGTTCGGACACCGAAGGATACGTGGGGCGGCCCAGCCGGGAGGTCCTGGCCCGGTGGCTTGGGTTCTCCTGCTTCTCGCCGATCATGGAGGTCGGCCCCACCGCCAACCTCGCCCCCTGGGCGTGGGCCCCGGATGGGGCCAAAGCTCAGGTGGACGCGCAGGGCTACCACTTTGAACCAAGCTACGACGAGGAGCTCGTGGCCATCTGGATCCTTTACGCCAGGCTCCATGCGGATCTTGCCGACTACCTCTACGAGCAAGCGAGGGTGGCCCACGAGCGGGGGGCCCCCATCGTGCGGCCCATGGCCCTCGCCTTCCCCGGCCGTCCCGAGTACGTGGACGGTTGGGATCAGTACCTCCTCGGCCCGGACATCCTGGTGCGGCCGATGTGGGAGCCGGGGGCGACCCAAGTGGCGGTGCTCATCCCCGAGGGCACCTGGGTGGACGTGTGGACGGGGGCCGTGGTCCGGGGACCAACCACGGCGGTGGTGGCCGTCCCCCTCCACGTGATCCCCGTGTTCGTCCGGGCAGGGAGCGACCTCTCCCTCGGGGACCTTTGGGCGCGGTGGGAGGAGGCCCAAGCCCGGGCCCGCGCCCGCCCGAACCTGCCAGCCCTGGCGGGCTCGGTGCGCTAA
- a CDS encoding AMP-binding protein, with translation MVFTREQYERERREFRWNIPDGYNIAAVVDAHARARPDRACILWESESGEKRALTWRQLSDLSSRFAAVLMRLGVRKGDPVLHIFPRLPEAFIAQIGTFKAGGVAVPCTEMVRAKDIVYRAETAGARVVVAHTITFDEVEAARGQCPLEHFILIGGERDGWLQFEKEVERAPAVPPVPTSAHDPMTINFTSGTTGNPKPVMHRHRWMYGHSRVTARYWWDASPDDLIWATTAPGWAKWYWSPLGVGLTTGATQFVYHGKFDAERYLELLTRYPITKLCATPTEYRMIVQVPNLSRYKISLKDALSAGEPLNVEPIEVFRDAFGVTIRDGYGQTESVCLVCNYPGLPVKPGSMGVPTPGPGATPVDEEGQPVGPGEVGEIAVPVGSPGIFDGYWRDPDLTRQVFSGKWYRTGDLVRVDEEGYFFFEGRADDVIKASGYRIGPFEVEDALVSHPAVVEAAVIGAPHPVRGQIVKAFVVLARGYQPSEALVQELQDHVKQVTAPYKYPREIEFVTDLPKTPSGKIKRAELRKRELEHHGGGT, from the coding sequence ATGGTCTTCACGCGCGAACAGTACGAACGCGAACGCCGCGAGTTCCGCTGGAACATCCCCGACGGGTACAACATCGCCGCGGTGGTAGACGCCCACGCCAGGGCCCGCCCCGATCGGGCCTGCATCCTGTGGGAATCGGAGTCCGGGGAAAAGCGGGCCCTCACGTGGCGGCAGCTTTCGGATCTTTCCTCCCGGTTCGCCGCGGTGCTGATGCGGCTTGGGGTTCGGAAAGGGGATCCTGTGCTCCACATCTTTCCCCGGCTTCCCGAGGCGTTCATCGCCCAGATCGGCACGTTCAAAGCAGGCGGGGTGGCCGTGCCGTGCACGGAGATGGTGCGGGCCAAGGACATCGTGTACCGGGCGGAAACCGCAGGCGCCCGGGTGGTGGTGGCCCACACGATCACGTTCGACGAGGTGGAGGCAGCGCGGGGGCAGTGCCCACTGGAGCACTTCATCCTCATCGGCGGCGAGCGGGACGGGTGGCTCCAGTTCGAGAAGGAAGTGGAACGCGCCCCGGCCGTCCCCCCGGTGCCTACCTCCGCCCACGATCCGATGACGATCAACTTCACCTCTGGCACCACCGGCAACCCCAAGCCCGTGATGCACCGGCACCGCTGGATGTACGGGCATTCCCGCGTCACCGCCCGCTACTGGTGGGACGCGTCCCCGGACGACCTGATCTGGGCCACCACCGCCCCGGGGTGGGCGAAGTGGTACTGGTCGCCGCTGGGGGTCGGGCTGACCACCGGGGCAACCCAGTTCGTGTACCACGGGAAGTTCGACGCCGAGCGGTACCTGGAACTGCTCACCCGCTACCCGATCACCAAACTCTGTGCCACCCCCACCGAATACCGGATGATCGTCCAGGTACCAAACCTGAGTCGATACAAGATCTCTTTGAAGGATGCGCTCTCGGCCGGGGAGCCCCTGAACGTGGAGCCGATCGAGGTGTTCCGCGACGCGTTCGGGGTCACGATCCGCGACGGGTACGGGCAAACGGAGTCGGTGTGCCTGGTGTGCAACTACCCGGGGCTTCCCGTGAAACCCGGATCCATGGGCGTCCCCACCCCAGGCCCCGGGGCGACCCCGGTGGACGAGGAGGGCCAGCCGGTGGGGCCGGGGGAGGTGGGGGAGATCGCGGTCCCGGTGGGGAGCCCTGGGATCTTCGACGGGTACTGGAGGGACCCCGACCTCACCCGCCAGGTGTTCTCCGGGAAGTGGTACCGCACCGGGGACCTGGTGCGGGTGGACGAGGAGGGCTACTTCTTCTTCGAGGGCCGGGCCGACGACGTGATCAAGGCCTCGGGGTACCGGATCGGGCCGTTCGAAGTGGAGGACGCCCTTGTTTCCCACCCGGCGGTGGTGGAGGCGGCGGTGATCGGGGCTCCGCATCCGGTGCGGGGCCAGATCGTGAAGGCGTTCGTGGTCCTGGCCCGGGGGTACCAGCCGTCGGAGGCATTGGTCCAGGAGCTCCAGGATCACGTGAAGCAGGTCACCGCTCCCTACAAGTACCCGCGGGAGATCGAGTTCGTGACCGACCTCCCCAAGACCCCGAGCGGCAAGATCAAGCGTGCCGAGCTGCGGAAGCGTGAGCTGGAGCACCATGGAGGTGGAACGTGA
- a CDS encoding cytidine deaminase, with protein MTDEKELVRLAVEARKRAYAPYSKFPVGAALLAADGRVFTGGNVENASYGLTVCAERVALFKAVSEGARDFLALAVACGDAPCSPCGACRQVLYEFAPDLLVIMADGEGQKCRTACLSELLPHGFGPKNLGK; from the coding sequence GTGACGGACGAAAAGGAGCTGGTGCGGCTTGCGGTGGAGGCGCGAAAGCGCGCCTACGCCCCGTACTCGAAGTTCCCGGTGGGGGCGGCCCTCCTCGCCGCGGACGGCCGCGTGTTCACCGGGGGCAACGTGGAGAACGCGTCCTACGGCCTCACGGTCTGCGCGGAACGGGTGGCCCTGTTCAAGGCCGTGTCCGAGGGGGCCCGGGATTTCCTCGCCCTGGCCGTGGCCTGCGGGGACGCCCCGTGTTCCCCGTGCGGGGCGTGCCGGCAGGTGCTTTACGAGTTCGCCCCGGATCTCCTCGTGATCATGGCCGACGGGGAGGGGCAAAAGTGCCGTACGGCCTGCCTTTCCGAGCTTTTGCCCCACGGCTTTGGCCCGAAGAACCTCGGCAAATAA